The Candidatus Manganitrophus noduliformans genome includes a window with the following:
- a CDS encoding Ig-like domain-containing protein, whose product MQFQPLLLFVLLLLAACGSGGGGEIGAPTVSETTPPNQATNVGVDSHITAKFSSSIDPVTVNDKTFIVIDMTGTVDYRDKTAIFTPSSPFERGRRYNAILTTGIKDLDGIPLPSNFTWAFETEGGLDTTPPSIEATVPRDQATGVSSTSSIRIVFSESIDSASIHEGTFFVNGGVTGTYRYDEPNRTAILTPSRPLSSSTVITVTVTRGVTDLAGNPLESDFTWSFTTASGSDRTPPSIVTKTPGENAQNVSVNSNISATFDEDIDPASLQSHFILTGPSGEEIPVRLSYNVGSNTATLDPEADLAFDTRYQVFVGRGVRDLSGNAASSDVSWFFTTGRAPDITLPVLTEQQPGGDGVPVRSLITVTFSEPIKPETLNGNFIVSSNQGSLPGQINYDARSLLAIFNPSGPRLEYDTTYTVLLTQGIEDLAGNRLAQVSWTFTTIDPPRVTGMSPAGQGVSTNPPPVIQAVFSREMNQSSITQSSFQVVRVDPFTQQGVTVPGLISYANAIATFTPSVPLSDNTLYRVTVTTGVEDADENPLPAEVTWTFQTAAPPDPAPRVASTAPADGTVDVSVNISSLSAQFMRPIDPSSLLGQFEVRETNGVCCLPRRIEYDAGRQRAMLVFTGGPLAYNTSYTAVLGAGIRSTSGTPMGSDFVWTFTTEAAPDTTPPSVTGGDPPDGARDVPATDLSGQPFQIRVDFSEPILSSTVTAATFVVRRVESEFDKPEISGTRRTESSSLFFVPSFPYDPGKTYEVILTTGITDLAGNPLPSDVVRSLTTAP is encoded by the coding sequence ATGCAATTCCAGCCACTGCTGTTGTTCGTTCTCCTGCTCCTTGCCGCGTGCGGCAGCGGAGGAGGGGGGGAGATTGGGGCTCCGACCGTTTCAGAAACGACTCCTCCGAACCAGGCGACGAATGTCGGGGTTGATTCTCATATCACCGCCAAGTTTTCTTCATCGATCGATCCGGTTACGGTGAATGACAAGACCTTCATCGTGATCGATATGACCGGAACAGTCGACTATCGCGATAAAACAGCAATTTTTACCCCTTCCTCCCCCTTCGAGAGAGGAAGGCGGTACAACGCGATCCTTACCACCGGGATCAAAGACCTCGACGGCATTCCCCTTCCATCCAACTTCACCTGGGCCTTTGAAACGGAGGGTGGTCTCGATACAACCCCTCCTTCGATCGAGGCGACCGTTCCAAGGGACCAAGCGACCGGGGTATCCTCCACCTCTTCGATTCGGATCGTCTTCTCGGAGTCGATCGATTCCGCCAGCATTCATGAAGGGACTTTTTTCGTGAATGGAGGGGTCACGGGGACCTATCGTTATGACGAGCCGAATCGAACGGCGATATTAACCCCTTCACGACCGCTTTCTTCCTCGACCGTGATCACGGTCACTGTGACAAGAGGTGTGACCGATCTGGCTGGAAATCCATTGGAGAGCGACTTTACCTGGTCTTTTACGACCGCCTCCGGCTCCGACCGGACCCCTCCCAGCATTGTTACGAAAACCCCCGGCGAGAACGCCCAGAACGTTTCGGTCAACAGCAACATCTCGGCGACTTTCGATGAGGATATCGATCCGGCGTCGCTCCAGTCTCATTTTATTTTGACGGGACCCTCCGGAGAGGAGATTCCGGTCCGCCTTTCGTATAATGTCGGATCGAACACGGCGACCCTTGATCCGGAGGCCGATCTGGCGTTCGACACGAGGTATCAGGTCTTTGTAGGGAGAGGGGTCAGAGATTTGAGCGGCAATGCCGCCTCTTCGGATGTCAGCTGGTTTTTCACCACCGGCCGGGCCCCTGATATTACTCTTCCCGTGTTGACCGAACAGCAACCGGGAGGAGACGGCGTGCCGGTCAGAAGCTTGATTACGGTCACTTTCAGTGAACCGATCAAACCTGAAACATTGAACGGAAACTTTATCGTCAGCAGCAATCAAGGGAGCCTCCCAGGCCAAATCAACTACGATGCCCGCTCCCTCCTGGCGATCTTCAACCCCTCCGGGCCGAGGCTGGAGTATGACACCACTTATACCGTTCTTCTCACGCAGGGAATTGAAGATCTCGCCGGGAACCGGCTCGCGCAGGTCAGCTGGACATTCACCACAATCGATCCTCCGCGGGTGACCGGGATGTCTCCCGCCGGGCAGGGGGTCTCGACCAATCCCCCCCCCGTTATTCAGGCGGTTTTTTCTCGCGAGATGAATCAGAGCAGCATCACTCAGAGCAGCTTTCAGGTTGTCCGTGTCGACCCGTTCACCCAACAGGGGGTCACCGTTCCCGGGTTGATTTCCTATGCCAATGCGATTGCGACCTTTACCCCGAGCGTTCCTCTTTCGGACAACACCCTTTACCGGGTGACCGTCACGACGGGGGTCGAGGATGCCGACGAAAACCCGCTCCCGGCCGAAGTAACCTGGACCTTTCAAACGGCGGCCCCGCCCGATCCGGCGCCGCGGGTCGCTTCGACGGCGCCGGCCGATGGAACCGTCGACGTCTCGGTGAATATTTCGAGTCTCTCCGCTCAATTTATGCGGCCGATCGATCCTTCGAGCCTTCTGGGTCAATTTGAAGTCCGGGAGACGAACGGGGTCTGCTGTCTGCCGAGGAGAATAGAATATGACGCCGGCCGGCAACGGGCGATGTTGGTCTTCACCGGAGGACCGCTGGCATACAATACCTCCTATACGGCGGTGCTCGGGGCGGGGATTCGATCCACCTCCGGGACGCCGATGGGGAGTGACTTTGTCTGGACCTTTACCACCGAGGCGGCCCCTGATACTACACCCCCTTCGGTGACGGGGGGAGATCCCCCCGACGGCGCTCGCGACGTTCCGGCGACCGATCTCTCCGGGCAGCCGTTTCAGATTCGCGTCGATTTCAGCGAGCCGATCCTCTCTTCTACGGTGACCGCCGCAACGTTTGTCGTGAGGAGAGTCGAGTCGGAGTTCGATAAACCGGAAATCTCCGGCACCCGTCGAACGGAATCATCCTCTCTCTTTTTCGTCCCTTCCTTTCCTTACGATCCCGGAAAGACGTATGAGGTGATCCTGACCACCGGGATCACCGATTTGGCCGGAAACCCCCTTCCATCCGATGTTGTTCGGTCGCTCACGACGGCGCCGTAA
- a CDS encoding Rne/Rng family ribonuclease, with protein MSIEIVINSTREETRVALLENKIVTELYFDRKKDRGIVGNVYKGKVVKVLPGMQAAFVDIATEKAAFLYVADVMTNMDDYGHMMEEAEEVEEEPLEFEETSEATQVPVMTRPKKGSSQTIEDLLQEGQEVVVQVSKEPIGTKGPRVTTYISLPGRYLVYMPTVNHVGVSRRIGREDERHRLKDMILRLRKPGAGYIVRTVSDGITEEEFKQDIEFLEVVWQNILKKRDKLPAPALLHTDLDLVFRTVRDLFTKDVDKLTIDSKPEYERIKEFVGTYLPSFLPRVELWDKDEPVYDAYGLEMEISKAKNRRVWLKSGGYIVIDHAEALTVIDVNTGRFVGKRDLEETILKTNLEAVKEIAYQLRLRNIGGIIIIDFIDMEKEKNREKVFNALHDAVSTDKARTHLLKISELGLVQMSRERTREDILRILCEPCPYCEGRGYTKSPTTICYEIFREIRRIGSSPRDKKIIIGVHPTVANLLYDEERHGVEELEREYHKKIIIKADSNLHIEQYDIVTL; from the coding sequence ATGTCAATTGAGATTGTGATCAATTCCACCCGCGAAGAGACGCGGGTCGCCCTTCTCGAAAATAAAATTGTCACCGAGCTCTATTTCGACCGGAAAAAAGACCGCGGCATCGTCGGCAACGTTTACAAGGGGAAGGTCGTCAAGGTCCTGCCGGGAATGCAGGCCGCCTTTGTCGATATCGCCACTGAGAAAGCCGCCTTCCTCTACGTCGCCGATGTCATGACCAACATGGACGATTACGGCCATATGATGGAAGAGGCCGAGGAGGTCGAAGAAGAGCCGCTGGAGTTCGAAGAGACATCCGAAGCGACGCAGGTCCCGGTCATGACGCGGCCGAAGAAGGGCTCTTCCCAGACGATTGAAGATCTCCTCCAGGAGGGGCAGGAGGTGGTGGTCCAGGTCTCCAAGGAACCGATCGGGACGAAGGGTCCGCGGGTGACCACCTACATTTCCCTTCCCGGACGCTACCTCGTCTACATGCCGACGGTCAACCATGTCGGGGTTTCCCGCCGGATCGGCCGAGAGGACGAGCGCCATCGTCTGAAAGACATGATTCTCCGGCTGAGAAAACCGGGGGCCGGATACATCGTTCGAACCGTGAGCGACGGCATCACCGAAGAGGAGTTCAAACAGGATATCGAATTCCTGGAGGTGGTTTGGCAGAACATTCTCAAGAAGCGGGATAAATTGCCGGCGCCGGCGTTGCTTCATACCGACCTGGACCTGGTCTTCAGAACGGTTCGAGACCTCTTTACAAAAGATGTCGACAAGCTGACCATCGATTCCAAGCCCGAATATGAACGGATCAAAGAGTTCGTCGGCACCTATCTTCCGAGTTTTCTCCCCCGTGTGGAGCTCTGGGATAAGGATGAGCCGGTTTACGACGCCTACGGTCTTGAGATGGAAATCTCCAAGGCGAAGAACCGGCGGGTCTGGCTGAAATCGGGAGGATACATCGTCATCGATCATGCTGAAGCGCTGACGGTGATCGACGTCAACACCGGCCGATTCGTCGGGAAACGCGACCTGGAAGAGACGATTTTGAAGACCAACCTGGAGGCGGTGAAGGAGATCGCCTACCAGCTGCGTCTTCGGAACATCGGCGGGATCATCATTATCGATTTCATCGATATGGAAAAGGAGAAGAACCGCGAGAAGGTCTTCAATGCCCTCCACGACGCGGTCAGCACCGACAAGGCCCGAACCCATCTCTTGAAGATCTCCGAGCTCGGCCTGGTGCAAATGTCCCGTGAGCGGACCCGCGAGGACATCTTGCGGATCCTTTGCGAGCCCTGCCCGTATTGCGAGGGGAGAGGCTATACCAAGTCTCCCACCACCATCTGTTACGAGATCTTCCGTGAGATCCGCCGGATCGGCTCCTCCCCCCGGGACAAAAAGATCATCATCGGGGTGCACCCGACCGTCGCCAATCTGCTCTACGATGAAGAGCGGCATGGAGTGGAGGAGTTGGAGCGGGAGTATCATAAGAAAATCATCATCAAGGCCGACTCCAATCTCCATATCGAACAGTATGATATTGTGACCCTCTGA